The window CAACAGTCTCCAACACAACAACCTTCAATGTAACACAGTCCCCAGTGCAACAATCTTTAATGTAACACAGTCTCCAATACAACAGTCTCCAACACAGCCATCTCCAATGCAACAATCTTCAATGTAACACAGTCTCCAATACAACAGTTTCCAACACAACCTTCAATGTAACACAGTTTCCAATGAAACAGTCTCCAACAAAACAATCTTCAATGTAACACAGTCCCCAATGTAACACAGTCTCCAATGCAACGGTCTCAAACACAACAGTCTTAAATGTAACTCAGCCTCCAAAGCAACGCGATCTCCAATGCAAGAGTCTCTAATGCAACCTTGTATCCCGGCGGATGAGGAACTGCTTCTGGAGCGATTGAGGAGGCGGTGGAGGCGTTGTATGGCCAAGtggtggcaagaggcccaggcggtgatgaggaggaagaaggtaaagagggcaaggagggaaggagagccaCCCacggagggaagaaggagaagccaATTGAGTGACTATCTGGGACTATCCAGGCGGTGACgaggtgtctctctctctctttcactcactCTATCTGTGGGAAGGGAGACATCCAGAGTGTATTGTTGAGGCCTTTCTGCTCTGTGTTCCTTTGCTACTTGCGCTGTATATTTGaaattcaaatatttttattaaaaacccgcgaaacagcgagtccgcgaaagtagcgagggaacaccgTATACACGAGTCATTTATTAACATTTGCACACTACATTGCTTTGATGTGATTTTGTCCTATAATGGAGGCCATTTTCACTTGAAAGAAAAGTACCTATTAAGTAAATAAAGTGTATGCAAATGAATATATACTAATAGGGATAGCTTTCCCGGGCAGTCCCTCCACTTATCTTCCTTCCGAGTTGGAAAAGAGGAGCGGATATAAGCCTTCGGGGTGATAGCAAGAGCCATACATCTCTCCTAATGACTAGTTCTATATTCAGAGACAGGAGTCGGTTAATATCAATTCTTGCGGAAGACGGGTCCATTAGAGAAATTAATCTGGGTATAGATTCtgctgtaacatcccaagaattTCCGTCTCTTTGCCCAGCGAGCCCCGACCAACAATTCGGTGATTTAATTCACTCCGAGTCTAGACGAGAGCTGAACTTTGGGAACGAACGGCAACGAGCGGAGAAAAAAATCTCAAGAAATACGCCGAGCGCTTCGATTTGATTAAACCGATGCATCCCAGATTTGCAAAGCTTTAGAGACAAAACCCCCCTTTAAACCCCCAGAGAACGCCTCGCATCGGAATGAAGGATCAGGGAGAATATTCCAGCTTGTTCAGGAGCTTGAATGGCTTCTCGAAACCGGATATTTAATTCCCTTCTCAACCATAATTGTGTGTCAACACAACCACTCCCATCAAAGGCCTCTTTTCACAAGACAGAAGGAGAAGGGAATCTCCAGCCTGCGATTCAGGACCAAACGTCCCCGACACGAGCGGATAAATGCCAGCAAATGAGACAGGGCGATAAAATGCCAATAATAAATTGATGGCCTGTGACTCGAGGCTGTCTGGGAAACATAATACgcgcaggaaaagcacaagcaaatAGTAAAAGATATATAAAAGGTAATGGCCGGGAATGCCACAGCAATAGCGACAATGCATAATGTTGCAATGACAGAAAAACGTCACCGTAGTGATATAATGCTCGTGAACAGCAACAATGCACAATGCACAAAGTcctgcttagactactgcaatgctctctatgtggggttgcctttgaagactacccggaagctgcagcaagtccaacgcgcggcagccagactactaatgggggctgggtacagggagcacaccactccgctgttacgccagctccactggctgcccattagcttccgagcacaattcaaagtgctggtgttaacctataaatccctaaacgactccggccctgtttactaggcctgggtaacaatggaaaaatttgtttctaaaatcgattcgttttttgggggtttttgcgttttgttatttaaaataattacaaaattttccttttaaaaagttcgatatttatgaaatttcgtaaatgtgaaaaaattacaaaacattaacgaatcgatttctgaaacaataacgaatcaattcgttaatggcggacgcgaccgtgaaatacgctaaaaaacctccaaaaacttctgaagcttccctctccctctgttgttgactgttggtgtgatattataattttttttcactaattaaacaaaaaacttgccccagatatgcggaaataataacgaaacgacctcggaacaataacgaaatgaatacaataacgaaatacgaagcatttacaaaatgtgtttaaaaattcgtttttttaaaaaattgctccagaatggttcgttatcgttttgtaattaaaaaaaataacgaattattaacgaattacgaattaacgaaacgaaaccgcccagccctagtaaccacggaaaaatttgtgtCTAAACTCGATTCGAGTGCacaatttttccgaatgaagcagggagtatttgaggaccaggacatctgtagggagaccaacgtACTTGTCTATAcaaccattgtcctcccaaccctgctatacacctgtgagacgtggactgtctatagacatcaactgacacagaaataaaacactgccggagctctgcgagtgcagcatttttctgaatgaagcacagagtgtttgaggaccaggacatccatagcgagaccaaggtgcttgtttataaaaccactgtcctcctaaccctgtgagacgtggactgtctagagatgtcacatgcaactcctggaacaattccatcagcgctgcctctgaaatatcctgcatatctcttgggaagacaaatggacaaatgtcagcgtgctggaagaagcaaagcccaccagcattgaagcaatgctcctccgccatcaacgccACCGGACTGAATGCCactttgtccgaatgcccgattaccgtctcccaaagcagctacgctactccaaacttaagaacggaaaacggaatgctggtggacaggaaaagagatagaaagccaacctcaaaaatggtggcatagacaccaagagagCCCAGGCCCTTTCTTTCCCCCGTTTCACTGTTTCATTCAACCTTCTCATTTTCTTTCCCCTGTTTCCCTGTATTGTACAACTCTTCCGTTTTCTTTCCCTCGTTTCCCTGTTTTGTTCAACTCTCCCATTTTCATGTTTCATTCAACTCTCCCGTTTCTTTCCCCCATTTCCCTGTTTCATTCAACTCTCCCATTTCTTTCCCCGTTTTCCTGTTTCGTTCAACTCTCCCATTTCTTTCCCCGTTTCCCTGTTTCGTTCAACTCTCCCATTTCTTTCCCCGTTTCCCTGTTTCATTCAACTCTCCCGTTTCTTTCCCCCGTTTCCATGTTTCGTTTAACTCTCCCGTCTCTTTCCCCATTTCCCTGTTTCGTTCAACTCTCCCATTTCTTTCCCCGTTTCCCTGTTTCGTTCAACTCTCCCATTTCTTTCCCCCGTTTCCTTGTTTCATTCAACTCTCCCATTTCTTTCCCCCGTTTCCCAGTTTCGTTCAAATCTCCCATTACTTTCCCTCGTTTTCCTGTTTCCTTCAACTCTCCGTTTCTTTCCCTCGTTTCCCTGTTTCGTTCAACTCTCCCATTTCTTTCCCTGTTTCCCTGTTTCGTTCAACTCTTCAATTCCTTTCCCTCGTTTTCTTGTTTCGTTCAACTCTCCCGTTTCTTTCTCTCGTTTTCTTGTTTCATTCAACTCTATGTTTCTTTCCCCCGTTTCCCTGTTTCGTTCAACTCTCCCATTTCTTTCCCCGTTTCCCTGTTTCATTCAACTCTCCCATTTCTTTCCCCATTTCCCTGTTTCATTCAACTCTCCCAttactttccctctttttcctgttTCGTTCAACCCTACGTTTCTTTCCCCCGTTTCCATGTTTTGTTTAACTCTCCCGTTTCTTTCCCCGTTTCCTTGTTTTGTTCAATTCTCCCGTTACTTTCCCTCGTTTTCCTGTTACCTTCAACTCTGTTTCTTTCCCCCGTTTTCCTGTTTCCTTCAACTCTATGTTTCTTTTCCCCGTTTCCATGTTTTGTTTAACTCTCCAGTTTCCTTCCCCGTTTCCTTGTTTCGTTCAATTCTCCTGTTCCTTTCTCCCGTTTCCTTGTTTTGAGGACCACCAAACTCGATGGAGGGGAAGTCCTGTTCATCGCATTGCCTAAACATTATTGAGCCCCTTTCGGGGAGTTTTAATAAAAAGCTGTAGACAACGTAAAATCCACCAAGTCTGGTCAGCCTTCAGTGCTCATGACGGAGTACTAATTAATCATTTTTACTGGCTTGTCATGAACGTCTTCCACAATTAGCGATCTCATAATCATCAGCATGCAAGAATCAACAATTACCCTTCCGAAAACATTCTGTTCTTGAAACAACCAAGAGTGAGATTCCCTTGAAGAAATACACTGATATCTGAAACACGCTGAGACATGTTTCCATCTCTAATAAATCATCTCTAGCATCCATAACCTTCCTTTGATATGTTCGTCTACTCACGAGCTGACCACGTCTTCTACTCCTGGACTGATATAGAGTGATGCAGATACTAAATCTTTCCAGATATAGAGTGATACTGATACTATATCTTCCTCAATATCCCGACCTATCATGGGAGATATTTGGATGactcactttatgtcctggtgtgctttgggggaggatggaccacagatgatgggatttgcagtaattTCAattacttcagctcccacagaccactgtgatgtCCACCACTTGACATCctgtgtggtttgggggaggactggccatagatgatgggacttgcagtaccttcactcactttgtgAGACCATTTGGACCAgcatgaatgacggacctggaccaaacttgacaaacaCACCAcccatgaatgacggacctgaaccaaacttgacaaacaCAACAcccatgaatgacggacctggaccaaacttgacaaacaacccccatgaatgatggacatggaccaaacttgacaaacaCAACACCtatgaatgacggacctggaccaaacttgacaaaagtaacccccatgaatgacggacctggaccaaacttgacacacataacccccatgaaccaCCTCATGCCCCAGTGAAGTTTGGGGGACAGAACACTGTGATGCCCACCACTTGACATCCTGATGTGGTTTGGGGAAGGactggccatggatgatgggacttgcagtatcttcactcactccatgagaccacttggaccagcatgaatgacagacctggaccaaacttgacaagcataacccccatgaatgacggacctggaccaaacttgacaagcataacccccatgaatgacggacctggaccaaacttgacaaacataacccccatgaatggcggacctggaccaaacttgacaaacataacccccatgaatgacggacctggaccaaacttgacacacataacccccatgaatggcagacctggaccaaacttgacacacataacccccatgaatgacggacctggaccaaacttgacaaacataacccccatgaatgactgacctggaccaaacttgacacacataacccccatgaatgactgacctggaccaaacttgacacacataatccccatgaatgacggacctggaccaaacttgacaaacataacccccatgaatggcggacctggaccaaacttgacaaacataacccccatgaatgacggacctggaccaaacttgacacacataacccccatgaatggcagacctggaccaaacttgacacacataacccccatgaatgacggacctggaccaaacttgacaaacataacccccatgaatggcagacctggaccaaacttgacacacataacccccatgaatgacagaactggaccaaacttgacaaacaaaaccccatgaatgatggacctgcaccaaacttgacaAACATAACCAACATGAATGATGGacgtggaccaaacttgacaaacataacccccatgaatgatggacctggaccaaacttgacaaacgTAACTcccatgaatgacggacctggaccaaacttgacaaacgtaacccccatgaatgacggacctggaccaccACTTGACATCCTGATGTGGTTTGGGTAAGGActgaccacggatgatgggacttgcagtaccttcactcactccatgagaccattgggaccaccatgaatgatggacctggaccaaacttgacaaataTAACCCCCATgaacgatggacctggaccaaacttgacaaacataacccccatgaatgacagaactggaccaaacttgacaaactaaactccatgaatgatggacctgcaccaaacttgacaaacataacccccatgaatgatggacgtggaccaaacttgacaaacataacccccatgaatgatggacctggaccaaacttgacaaacgtaacccccatgaatgacggacctggaccaaacttgacacacataacccccatgaaccaCCTGATGCCCCAGTGAAGTTTGGGGGACAGACCACTGTGATGCCCACCACTTGACATCCTGATGTGGTTTGGGGAAGGATTGGCCAccaatgatgggacttgcagtatcttcactcactccatgagaccacttggaccagcatgaatgacggacctggaccaaacgtgacacacataacccctatgaatgatggacctggaccaaacttgacacacataatcCCCATGAACCACCTCAcgccctggtgaagtttggaggagggtggaccatggacgatgggatttgcagtaccttaatCTGATAACACTGTGGCCCCAACAAatcacagacctggaccaaacttgccacacagaccccccatgacccactttacatcctggtgcagtttgggaaaggatggacaatggatgatgggagatgcagtaccttcactcacttcctgagaccactgcgacccaaaaccaatgatggatcaggaccaaatttatCATATATTCttttacatttatatattttggGTAAAAATTTCATATgagtaccaaaaaaaaaatctagatttcAATGCAGAAAGTACAAACTATGTATGTAGGGCAGAAAACATTAGACGGATACAGACACCAAACCTTCCCTTGTTTTTATCCTCAAGGTTCAAAGAATATGAGAACTTTTCATCTGTTGGGATagattttcattctttttttatatttataaacTTTTGTGTGAAAATTTCACgagcaccaaaaaaaaaaaaagatctagaTTTTAGTGTGGAAAAATGTCTGctgcaaaaaatagttttctgggCACCATTTGtatgcaaataaaaaaaatgtaaaaaaatattcCCATAATGCAAAAAATCCGAATGTGGTTCTCCATTACTTTTAGATACAATTGAATATTAcgaaaagcacaatgaaaaacAACTGGCGTTACTATTTATAGATGCGGAAAAAGCTTGTGATAAAGTTAACTGGAATTGCTTAAAATTATTACTGCAAGAGATAGATATTGGTTACAATTTTTTGTAGAAAAAAAATTCCCGTAATGCAAAAAATCCAAATGTCATTCTCCGTTGCTTTCAGAAAGATAacttgtaggcctgggtaacaacggaaaaatttgtttctaaacttgtttcgtttttagggggtccattgcgttttttaaaagaattccgaatttttcttttaaaaaatttcgttatttacgaaatttcataaatttcgaattgattcgttaatggcggacgcgattgcgcaatacgctaaaaaaaccctccaaatgggacagggggaacttctgaagcttccctctccctctgttgttgactgttggtgtgataatttagttttttatcactgataaaacaaacaactataaaacttgcaccagacatacggaaataataacgaaacaatttcgaaacgatttcgaaacaatttcgaaccaattacgaaacaattacgaaatgaattgaaaaattcgtttcgatttttagttgctcctgcatggctcaatatcggatcgtaagctaattacgaattaataacgaattacgaaattaacgaacgaaaccgcccagccctaataacttGATATACCAAGACATTCTCTGAGAAAACCTGTGTGTCCTCTTTGCACCCTCAACATCGGTATGGCCTTAACCAATAAATGTAGAAATAGAAATACACAAAAGGATGGGAATTGTACAGACCCCACAAATGAGTGGAAGATTATTGCCATTCTGGCAAATCTCCAtgaggaccacccgcgaaaagtgaaaatccacgaagtagggatgctatatatatatatatatatatatacacacacacacacacacacaatctcacaTCAGCAAGTAGCATCTCAAGTGCTGAACAAGTCCTACTTTAGTTTTTGGTGTATATTCATCCGCTGAGTGTATCCTGATACCCTTTTCTTTTTAGGGAGCTTGACGGCAcccccacctttctttcccacgggtccccattccttcctccctccctcttgacccaTCTGCCATTCACCTCTCTAGACCTGTccatcatccttcccttccttccctcctttcttcccttcctttcaactCAGAAGAGCTCCCATCTGCATGGGagagtgaggaagaggaggaggaggaagcagcaggcgaggaggaggagttggACAAGTGGGGCACCTCCAGGAGGCAGCTTCCCAGGCTGACATCTCCCACGGTGCACGTGGCAACGAGAGACGCAGCTCCAgtgtaaatatatacattactatatttattgaaaaaccacgAATCAGTGAATCCACAAAAAAgaaaaccgcgaagtagcgagggaacactgttgtagcgaaattgctactctatgttaattTTTTGGTGtctagctctatgtttacatatggcagatagggaagaatagacaCAGAcagagtagcaacagcagagatagaattcatttgcatatggaaaccgattggtcatatgcagattagcataggcccaggatttgaaaaggttgctaggccaaaatgacagttgggaagagcagagctgaacattccaaaggggcggagccaaagtttaaaaataggtaGTTACAGAGTCAAAAGAGagagttaggaattgctgtttgggaagagagttagggattcctgtttgtgagagacggttaggaacttctgtgagaaaaaagagttaggaactcctgttagaaataagcagttatgaagatatgttaaagacttctgatatatagaagcagttagttaaatagagctcaagtTTCAGGAATAAAAAGagagccagtggtgctttagtcagaaaaTAATTTCAGTCAATAGTGTGTAAAGccaatgtttgtgaatgtgaaacattgaaagtctatttcagaaaagtaaaccaagtatattatactgactgtaagcctcaagattgcaacaaaacacaaatgtaaccacaagcgttggagccagaagttataaataaactatgTTACTTAGTTATACAGAAGAGTGTCTCATtgcctgtacaaaggttaaacagcacacagaaagtcccagctaatataaaagaagaaactaagAGTTAagaggtttttcttaaataaagaaatagtattTCTCCCTCGTTACAACTGTACATGCAAGGATGGCCTATATTTTTTCTCTCCCAGGACTGACATAGCTAGAAACAGACATTTCACACCCTCAAGGAAGCCCCCATCAAATACCCATCTCAATGTACCTGAATTGTCTCCTGGCATCTTAGGCGGTGGAGCGTCGACCTCTTTCCGGTTGCCGTCGGAAGTGGATGGCGGTCCCATTGTGCTAAGCCCACCCGGGTTGTTCCTGGGGGTGCCAAATCCAGGGCCGGGCCCTTTGGGCTGGACTGTGGTGGAAGCAGTGGTGGTGGTGAACGTGGTGGTGGATGTGGTCGCGGTGGTGGTGGTCCTGGTGGTGCGTTGCAAAACCGAGACGGTGGTGCTCCCATAAATCCCTGGGAAGGTGCTGCTTTCGAGGGGATCCAACGGACTGGTAGATCCCCAGACAATCACCTCCGGCTCCATGGTGGGCTTGCCAATGGCCCGGAGATACCTCCGCCTCCGTTTCAAGGAATCTGTTCTCCCGGATGCCAGCAGGAAAGGTCCCCATTTGGCCAAGGGCAAGCGTTCGGGCCGCCCGCTTTTCCAGAGTAGGTCCGCGGCTTTGTGTAGCCTTTTGGAATGATATGTTTTGGACGGTTGCCCGCTAGATTTTTCTAGAGAGGGTAAGAGATAGTTCCTCGCTTGTTGTCCAGGTCTAAGACTCCACAACGGGCCGTGAGGCAATCCATAGTGGGGCGTGGGTCTTTGCAACAAGGGCGGTCTATGGCCTTGGCCCAAAGAATCACAAGAGGTGAAATCCATGGCAAGTCGGAACATGGCTATTAAAATCCAAGCATGGCTTCGTACAGGATAACCTGACCTGTGGatagacacacaaacacattagACAGAAGCAAACATATTTTAAGGAAGACTAATCTGAGCACCCTTTCCCTCTTCTATCCAACCCAACATCACTTCCTTGAACCCCGAGATGATTTGCAGACATTCTGTGCATCGTATCTCTTTGCATGTTTTGATGCTTTTTCACATGTTGGGATCTAAGAAGTATTTAAATCATCGCAAAGAAATAAATGAATGTgttggaaaaacaacaacaaaaggaaatGCAGCACTGAAGAGGTAAAGAGGTAGTAGAGGAATATctggatactaggcctgggtaacaacggaaaaatttgtttctaaaatcgattcgttttttgggggtttttgcgtt is drawn from Anolis sagrei isolate rAnoSag1 chromosome 13, rAnoSag1.mat, whole genome shotgun sequence and contains these coding sequences:
- the AJAP1 gene encoding adherens junction-associated protein 1 translates to MWMQQCWGTRSGYPVRSHAWILIAMFRLAMDFTSCDSLGQGHRPPLLQRPTPHYGLPHGPLWSLRPGQQARNYLLPSLEKSSGQPSKTYHSKRLHKAADLLWKSGRPERLPLAKWGPFLLASGRTDSLKRRRRYLRAIGKPTMEPEVIVWGSTSPLDPLESSTFPGIYGSTTVSVLQRTTRTTTTATTSTTTFTTTTASTTVQPKGPGPGFGTPRNNPGGLSTMGPPSTSDGNRKEVDAPPPKMPGDNSGLAVHQIITITVSLIMVIAALITTLVLKNCCAQSGNTRRNGHQRKINQQEESCQNLTDFTPARVPSNLDIFTAYNETLQCSHECVRTSVPIYTEETILSPGDYKASFNGSRPSSSDRHLIPVAFVSEKWFEISC